A window of the Lactuca sativa cultivar Salinas chromosome 5, Lsat_Salinas_v11, whole genome shotgun sequence genome harbors these coding sequences:
- the LOC111912473 gene encoding uncharacterized protein LOC111912473, whose product MFTEGLDERALNWVKQGLQKEQETRSPLRETSIDHEYPIIPKSPLSFNSTTYKSSNPLPPLKFHSSILGSHNLETNDYEEDDDDDYCDDDDEHEHEHEHDDESVGSASDDMDLTYSDEETFDEQILNVNPVTLPPNKSTLNRGIIKDDLCIEVPQKPRKLTETGLHGGPSSVSAANRLRDMLQPRSAYGTPIADLGTPSAPPIFEEHIPEVEDESSKESSRISGIEQSHNEVNMPENVHHVKLESCVSDREHEAIHEKTASSLDHLAYYNSGQNPWQTLITYDACFRLCLNAWARGCTEAPLFLNDECRLLRNAFGLQKLLLQPRGFKPSNRTENPDNNNNNACPLKVKKVIGKIRVEVKKIRIIPQRKLKDTYSQQSAIYVQAGVEYIKHVSSLVKSKINALGISSFSCEEPVSCLLHLKSSQELTESESALGICLRPGTGDSHDFFPENQGDALLVEVQGEKRSIQGRAVIPVSSLHDNPNDRIKWWPIYYEENECIGKVQLSISSTIASDETTHLKCGPVVETLAYDLLLEAAMRAQCFHARNLWVVEPWKWLLTEFADYYGVSESYTKLRHLSHVMNVATPTKDCLELIYELLVPVMKARTERRLTRQEKSLLLDCETQMESLLAVSFQNYKSLDESSSTGLSDMLIPIPESASPALAPAVQLYTLIHDILSPDGQTLLTNYLQAAARKRCRKYMVDTDEFVASNTEGFLMDSIAITTAYLKMKNLCINLSDEIKTDIKIHNQHILPSSIDLSSITAAVYSSELCKRLKGFLAAWPPSSPQPHVNELLIATADFERNLESWNISVPQGGVDSRNLYHNYIMVWVQDMQLCLLDLCKAEKAPWGGVITNYSTSPFAEDLYDKIKEMLSEYEVVINRWPQYTLILENAVANVERAIMKALERQYADILTPLKDSIPKRLGIQVQKLTRRQSTALYSIPNQLGTFLNTIKRVLDVLHCRIEDKLKSWACYLPVNGGDKKSTYGEQMNAVTVLFRTKYKNYMQAIVVKLTSNMQASRSTRLQRILEETKEADGEAEVRDRMQVLCSQLVESVSNLHEVFTNQIFIASCRGLWDKMGQIVLKFLEGRKENRVWYNGSYYALGVLDDTFASQMQRLQGNALQEKDLEPPRSIVEARSILCRDNNNATDTSTYLYF is encoded by the exons ATGTTCACAGAGGGATTAGACGAAAGGGCACTGAACTGGGTTAAACAG GGGTTACAGAAAGAGCAAGAGACGCGTTCCCCTTTAAGAGAGACTTCAATAGATCACGAATACCCAATTATTCCTAAATCCCCACTTTCCTTTAATTCCACAACTTACAAATCCTCGAATCCACTCCCACCCCTTAAATTCCATTCTAGCATACTTGGATCTCATAATCTTGAAACCAACGATTATGAAGAAGACGATGATGATGATtattgtgatgatgatgatgaacacgaacatgaacatgaacatgatgaTGAGAGTGTCGGATCTGCTTCAGATGACATGGACTTAACTTATTCCGATGAAGAAACCTTCGATGAACAAATCTTGAATGTCAATCCAGTTACACTTCCCCCTAACAAGTCTACTTTAAATAGAGGGATAATAAAAGACGATCTTTGTATCGAAGTACCTCAAAAACCCAGAAAACTCACTGAAACTGGATTGCATGGTGGGCCCAGTTCCGTTTCAGCTGCCAATCGTTTGCGTGATATGTTACAACCTCGTAGTGCCTAT GGTACACCTATTGCTGATTTGGGAACTCCAAGTGCACCTCCTATCTTTGAAGAACACATTCCCGAGGTTGAAGATGAATCAAGTAAAGAATCTTCACGGATTTCAGGAATTGAGCAATCACACAATGAAGTAAATATGCCAGAAAATGTTCATCATGTGAAACTGGAATCTTGTGTTAGTGATAGGGAGCATGAAGCCATTCATGAAAAAACAGCAAGCTCACTAGATCATTTAGCTTATTATAACag TGGTCAAAATCCATGGCAAACTTTAATTACTTATGATGCGTGTTTTCGGTTATGCTTAAACGCATGGGCAAGAGGGTGTACAGAAGCACCTTTGTTCTTAAATGATGAATGTCGCCTTCTTCGCAATGCTTTTGG ACTACAAAAGTTATTATTGCAACCTCGAGGTTTCAAACCGAGTAATCGAACTGAGAATccagataataataataataacgcaTGCCCCTTGAAAGTAAAGAAAGTGATTGGAAAGATTAGGGTTGAAG TGAAAAAGATAAGAATAATCCCACAACGAAAACTTAaagacacatactctcaacaaaGTGCTATTTATGTGCAAGCGGGAGTCGAGTATATTAAACATGTTTCTTCACTTGTAAAAAGCAAAATCAACGCATTAGGaatctcttcattttcatgtgaAG AACCAGTGTCATGCTTGTTGCACCTAAAAAGTTCTCaagaacttacagaatcggaatCGGCTTTAGGCATTTGCCTAAGGCCCGGAACCGGTGATTCCCATGACTT ttTCCCAGAGAATCAAGGAGATGCCCTTTTAGTAGAAGTGCAAGGGGAGAAGAGGAGCATTCAGGGTCGAGCAGTTATTCCAGTTTCGTCCCTACATGACAATCCT AATGATAGAATCAAATGGTGGCCGATTTATTATGAAGAGAATGAATGCATCGGGAAAGTCCAGCTTTCAATCAGCAGTACAATTGCATCTGATGAAACTACACACCTCAAG TGTGGACCTGTTGTGGAAACACTCGCGTATGATTTATTATTGGAAGCTGCCATGCGAGCGCAATGTTTCCATGCACGTAACTTGTGGGTTGTTGAACCTTGGAAATGGTTACTCACAGAGTTTGCTGATTATTATGGTGTCTCTGAATCATACACCAAACTCAG GCATCTTTCACATGTCATGAACGTTGCTACGCCTACAAAAGATTGCTTAGAGCTCATTTATGAACTACTTGTACCCGTTATGAAAGCTAGAACTGAAAGAAGACTCACAAGACAAGAG AAAAGCTTGTTATTGGACTGTGAAACGCAAATGGAGAGTCTTCTTGCAGTTTCTTTCCAAAATTACAAGTCATTAGATGAGAGCTCTTCAACAGGCTTATCAGACATGTTGATTCCAATTCCAGAATCTGCTTCACCAGCATTAGCGCCAGCTGTTCAATTATATACTCTTATTCATGATATACTTTCTCCAGATGGTCAAACTTTGTTGACCAACTATTTACAG GCAGCAGCAAGAAAGAGATGCAGGAAATACATGGTGGACACTGATGAGTTTGTAGCAAGCAACACTGAGGGTTTTCTTATGGACTCTATTGCAATTACTACAGCATACTTGAAAATGAAGAATTTGTGCATAAACTTAAGTGATGAGATAAAGACAGATATCAAAATACATAATCAACACATACTTCCAAG CTCTATTGATCTCTCAAGCATCACAGCAGCTGTTTACAGCAGTGAGTTATGTAAAAGGCTTAAAGGGTTTCTTGCAGCATGGCCTCCTTCAAGCCCCCAACCTCATGTCAATGAACTTCTTATAGCAACTGCAGACTTTGAGAGGAATCTTGAGTCATGGAACATCAG tGTACCTCAAGGTGGTGTAGACTCAAGAAACTTGTACCATAATTACATTATGGTTTGGGTTCAAGATATGCAGCTTTGCTTACTTGATTTATGCAAAGCAGAAAAAGCCCCATGGGGTGGGGTGATCACAAACTATTCCACTTCACCTTTTgctgaagatttatatgataaaattaaaGAAATGTTGAGTGAGTATGAAGTTGTGATCAATCGATGGCCACAATACACTTTGATCTTGGAGAAT GCTGTTGCAAATGTGGAAAGAGCTATTATGAAAGCACTTGAGAGACAATATGCGGATATTTTGACACCTTTGAAAGATAGTATTCCAAAGAGGCTTGGGATTCAAGTTCAGAAACTAACAAGGAGACAATCAACAGCCTTGTATTCAATTCCTAATCAGTTGGGAACTTTTTTAAACACTATCAAGAGAGTTCTTGATGTTTTGCATTGTAGAATTGAAGATAAGTTGAAGTCATGGGCGTGTTATCTTCCTGTCAATGGAGGGGACAAAAAGTCAACTTATGGAGAGCAAATGAATGCAGTTACTGTGTTATTTAGAACAAAGTATAAAAACTACATGCAAGCTATAGTGGTTAAACTCACTAGTAAT ATGCAAGCAAGTAGAAGCACACGACTTCAAAGAATTTTGGAGGAAACAAAGGAAGCAGATGGAGAGGCTGAAGTGAGAGACAGGATGCAAGTTTTGTGTTCACAGCTTGTGGAATCTGTATCTAACTTGCATGAGGTTTTTACTAATCAAATATTCATTGCTAGTTGTCGTGGTTTATGGGACAAAATGGGACAG ATTGTACTGAAGTTTCTGGAAGGTAGAAAGGAAAACCGTGTCTGGTACAATGGATCTTATTATGCTCTTGGA GTTTTGGATGATACATTTGCTTCCCAGATGCAACGATTGCAAGGAAATGCACTGCAAGAGAAAGATCTTGAACCACCTCGCTCAATTGTGGAAGCAAGATCTATTCTTTGCAGGGATAATAACAATGCAACAGATACTTCCACCTACTTGTATTTTTAG